From a single Triplophysa rosa linkage group LG17, Trosa_1v2, whole genome shotgun sequence genomic region:
- the fzr1a gene encoding fizzy/cell division cycle 20 related 1a: MDQDYERRLLRQINVQNDNTSPMKVRDVISHLTPTPESPLSSPSKHGDRFIPSRAGANWSINFHRINENEKSPSQNKKTKDATSDTGKADGLAYSALLKNELLGAGIEKVLDPQTEDRRLQPSTPERRSLFSYSLSAKRSTPDDNSVSPYSLSPVSSKSQKLLRSPRKPTRKISKIPFKVLDAPELQDDFYLNLVDWSSLNVLSVGLGTCVYLWSACTSQVTRLCDLSVEGDSVTSVGWSERGNLVAVGTHKGFVQIWDATAGKKLFALEGHTARVGALAWNADQLSSGSRDRMILQRDIRTPPLQSERRLQGHRQEVCGLKWSTDHQLLASGGNDNKLLVWNHSSVLPMQQYTEHLAAVKAIAWSPHQHGLLASGGGTADRCIRFWNTLTAQPLQCIDTGSQVCNLAWSKHTNELVSTHGYSQNQILVWKYPSLTQVAKLTGHSYRVLYLAMSPDGEAIVTGAGDETLRFWNVFSKTRSTKESVSVLNLFTRIR; encoded by the exons ATGGATCAGGACTATGAGCGCCGGTTACTGCGGCAGATCAACGTCCAGAATGACAACACCAGCCCCATG AAAGTAAGAGATGTGATCAGTCATCTGACGCCAACTCCGGAATCACCCCTTTCATCACCCAGCAAGCATGGCGACCGGTTTATACCCTCTCGAGCTGGAGCAAACTGGAGCATCAACTTCCACAGAATAAAT GAGAATGAAAAATCCCCAAGCCAGAATAAAAAAACCAAAGATGCAACATCAGACACTGGTAAAG CGGATGGTTTGGCGTATTCTGCCCTGCTAAAGAATGAGTTGCTAGGAGCTGGGATTGAGAAGGTCCTGGATCCTCAGACAGAAGATAGAAGACTACAGCCCTCCACACCAGAGAGGAGGAGCCTCTTTAGT TATTCTCTTAGTGCCAAGAGATCCACGCCCGATGATAACAGTGTTTCCCCATACTCCTTGTCACCTGTTAGCAGCAAAAg tcaaaAGTTGCTGCGGTCGCCAAGAAAACCCACACGCAAAATTTCCAAGATTCCATTTAAGGTGCTTGATGCACCTGAGCTTCAGGATGACTTCTACCTCAACTTAGTGGACTGGTCCTCCCTAAATGTGCTAAGTGTTGGACTGGGAACTTGTGTTTACCTTTGGAGTGCCTGCACCAGTCAA GTAACACGACTGTGTGATCTGTCAGTAGAAGGAGACTCAGTCACGTCTGTCGGCTGGTCAGAGAGA GGTAATCTGGTTGCTGTTGGCACGCATAAAGGCTTTGTACAAATTTGGGATGCTACAGCTGGcaaaaaactgtttgctttggaAGGGCACACAGCAAGAGTGG GTGCATTGGCCTGGAATGCAGATCAGCTGTCATCGGGCAGTCGGGACCGCATGATCCTGCAGAGAGATATCAGGACACCACCTCTGCAGTCAGAGCGCAGGCTGCAGGGCCACAGGCAGGAGGTGTGCGGACTCAAGTGGAGCACCGACCACCAGCTGCTGGCCTCCGGTGGAAATGACAATAAG CTGTTAGTGTGGAACCACTCCAGCGTGTTGCCTATGCAGCAGTACACAGAGCACCTGGCTGCAGTGAAAGCCATCGCTTGGTCTCCTCACCAGCACGGGCTGCTCGCCTCCGGAGGGGGAACGGCTGATCGCTGCATCCGCTTCTGGAACACACTCACGGCGCAGCCACTGCAGTGCATTGACACAGGGTCACAGGTCTGCAACCTGGCCTGGTCCAAACACACCAATGAGCTG GTAAGCACACATGGTTACTCTCAGAATCAGATTCTCGTGTGGAAATACCCCTCGCTCACTCAAGTAGCCAAATTAACCGGCCATTCTTACAGAGTGCTCTATCTG gcAATGTCTCCAGATGGGGAAGCAATAGTAACAGGAGCAGGTGATGAAACTCTGCGCTTTTGGAATGTATTTAGTAAAACACGATCAACAAAG GAATCTGTGTCAGTTTTAAACCTGTTTACCAGAATACGATAA
- the LOC130568072 gene encoding uncharacterized protein LOC130568072 isoform X1, producing MLRSYLKKDEARDAAEMKHLLASKIRRRKEEIKNYLLERRAEVNKRIRYRRHLFQTYLKTTLPSPDDDDDEEEDLQDHVPIPADPDWWERVVMTEFGPDDWLDKFHITRNIFFLLTAKLKPQLEQVHTQQSGQTITLERCVAMALMRLSTSTEYCFISELFGVSISTVCQCVREVCEAIILLLKPHYMQLPADHELEDNANQFHALWGFPHCIGIIDTLYIPIQMSSTDDQECWDPRGCYSAVLQGVVNAHGTFWDVCSGFTGSTDDMIILQSSELWTMAEQGGLCPQPPKELMGQPLGFLLLGDAGYSLQTWLLKSYPPSPNLTPPQQTFNTKLIHCLKVIEHAFQHLKARWQCLHNRNDSNLDLVSKMAVACCILHNICKVHDVPFKEEWIEALHQNECPQPADESTVYIDDPNAEAVRSLLCSYFEQQKQSKQLDQSPSTSSVLPPAPEPPLVDSSGTT from the exons ATGCTGCGTTCATACTTGAAAAAAGACGAGGCGAGAGATGCTGCTGAGATGAAACACTTGCTTGCCTCAAAAATAAGGCGGCGAAAGGAAGAGATCAAGAACTACTTATTAGAAAGGCGAGCTGAAGTTAACAAACGAATCCGATATCGAAGGCATCTCTTCCAGACTTATCTGAAGACAACg TTGCCTTCaccagatgatgatgatgatgaagaagaaGATCTGCAAGATCATGTTCCAATCCCTGCAGACCCAGACTGGTGGGAGCGAGTTGTCATGACAGAGTTTGGACCAGATGACTGGCTTGACAAGTTCCACATCACaagaaacattttctttcttttgaccGCCAAACTCAAACCCCAGCTTGAGCAAGTGCACACACAACAAAGCGGGCAAACCATTACACTGGAGAGATGTGTTGCCATGGCCTTAATGCGCCTGTCCACCAGCACAGAGTATTGCTTTATAAGTGAACTCTTTGGTGTCTCTATTTCCACTGTTTGCCAATGCGTGAGAGAAGTGTGTGAAGCCATCATTTTGTTACTAAAACCGCATTACATGCAATTGCCAGCTGACCATGAGCTGGAAGATAATGCCAATCAGTTTCATGCCCTGTGGGGTTTTCCTCACTGCATTGGCATCATTGACACCCTGTACATCCCTATTCAAATGTCCTCTACGGACGACCAAGAATGCTGGGACCCGAGAGGGTGTTACTCTGCTGTTCTTCAGGGTGTGGTGAATGCACACGGCACTTTCTGGGATGTCTGTTCTGGATTTACAGGCAGCACTGATGACATGATTATCTTGCAGAGCTCAGAGCTGTGGACCATGGCTGAACAAGGAGGCCTCTGCCCTCAGCCACCCAAAGAACTTATGGGTCAGCCGTTGGGATTTCTGCTGCTTGGGGATGCAGGTTACTCACTGCAGACTTGGCTACTGAAATCCTATCCTCCGTCTCCAAATCTAACACCACCACAACAAACGTTCAACACTAAACTAATCCATTGCCTTAAAGTCATTGAACACGCTTTTCAGCACCTTAAAGCTCGCTGGCAGTGTCTACATAACAGGAATGACAGTAACTTAGACTTGGTGTCCAAGATGGCCGTAGCTTGCTGTATTTTACACAATATCTGTAAGGTGCATGATGTCCCTTTTAAAGAGGAGTGGATTGAAGCATTACATCAGAATGAATGTCCACAGCCTGCAGATGAATCTACAGTCTATATAGATGATCCAAACGCCGAGGCAGTTCGTTCTTTGCTTTGTAGTTATTTTGAGCAGCAGAAACAGAGCAAGCAATTGGATCAGTCTCCATCTACCAGTTCTGTTCTGCCTCCAGCACCAGAGCCTCCTCTAGTGGACAGTAGCGGAACAACATAG
- the LOC130568072 gene encoding deoxyhypusine hydroxylase isoform X2 — protein MASDKDAAAVGSVLVNSKQDLTTRFRALFTLRNLGGPEAIKWISEAFADESALLKHELAYCLGQMQDERAIPILETVLKDTSQEPMVRHEAGEALGAIGNPKVLDLLKHHAEDPVIEVAETCQLAVRRLEWLMNGGDESAEKDLNPYCSVDPAPPAPKKSVSELRVQLLDESFPLFERYRAMFALRNLGTEEAVLALGDGLQCSSALFRHEIGYVLGQIQHEASIPQLQAALEKVEENAMVRHECAEALGSIGKEACLQILERYKKDQERVVKESCEVALDMLEYENSSQFQYADGLLRLQGTQ, from the exons ATGGCAAGTGATAAAGACGCAGCGGCAGTGGGGAGCGTTCTTGTGAACTCGAAGCAGGACCTGACAACTCGTTTTAGAGCACTTTTTACTCTGCGTAATCTCGGTGGACCTGAAGCCATTAAATGGATCAGTGAGGCTTTCGCAGATGAATCTGCACTCCTAAAGCACGAGCTGGCCTACTGCCTGGGCCAAATGCAAGACGAGCGGGCCATTCCTATTCTAGAAACTGTGCTAAAAGACACCAGTCAAGAGCCAATGGTCAGACATGAAGCAG GGGAAGCGTTGGGAGCCATTGGAAATCCCAAAGTCCTGGATTTACTGAAGCACCATGCTGAGGATCCAGTTATTGAG GTGGCAGAGACGTGTCAGCTGGCGGTCCGGAGGTTGGAGTGGTTGATGAATGGAGGCGACGAGTCGGCAGAGAAAGATTTGAACCCCTACTGCTCCGTTGACCCTGCACCACCAGCCCCTAAAAAAAGCGTCTCAGAATTGAGGGTGCAGCTCTTGGATGAAAGCTTTCCCCTGTTTGAGCGTTACAGAGCGATGTTTGCCCTGAGGAATCTTGGGACTGAGGAGGCTGTTCTCGCTCTAGGAGATG GTCTTCAGTGCAGCAGTGCCTTATTCCGCCATGAGATCGGTTACGTGTTGGGTCAGATCCAGCATGAAGCCAGCATCCCTCAGCTGCAAGCTGCTTTGGAAAAGGTGGAGGAGAATGCCATGGTCAGGCACGAGTGCGCTGAGGCACTGGGCTCCATTGGAAAGGAGGCGTGTTTACAGATCTTGGAGCGCTACAAGAAAGACCAGGAGCGGGTTGTAAAGGAGAGCTGTGAGGtggcactggacatgctggagTATGAGAACAGTTCACAATTTCAGTATGCAGACGGACTGCTGAGACTGCAGGGCACTCAATGA
- the smim24 gene encoding small integral membrane protein 24 has product MFHLKNILALILMSASICQAKTGGLRASDTTTKVTLQPWLVGLAAVVGFLFIVFVVLIVNRLFFMKDKDEMIEKEIEDFTFENKAADLEANEETKQTTL; this is encoded by the exons ATGTTTCATCTAAAGAATATCCTTGCCTTAATATTAATGTCTGCCTCTATTTGTCAGGCTAAAACTG GTGGTCTACGGGCCTCAGATACTACAACTAAAGTGACACTACAGCCTTGGTTGGTGGGACTGGCAGCTGTTGTAGGCTTCCTCTTTATTGTCTTTGTGGTACTTATTGTGAACAGACTCTTTTTCATGAAAGACAA AGATGAGATGATAGAAAAGGAGATAGAGGACTTTACCTTTGAAAACAAAGCAGCTGATCTGGAGGCAAATGAGGAGACCAAGCAGACCACTTTATAA